The Kribbella sp. HUAS MG21 genome includes the window CGCAGCCCGTTGCGGCACCACCATCCGGTCACGCCGTACCTGTTCGTCGCGCCGTACGTCGTCCTGCTGCTGGCGTTCCTCGTCGGGCCCGCGGTCTTCGGTGTCTGGATGAGTCTGCACAACTGGGACTTCATGCTGCCGGGCAAGCCCTGGGTCGGGCTGCAGAACTACCGCGACCTGTTCGACTCCAGCTCGGTGCTCTTCCATCCGTTCTGGAACGGCATGAAGAACACCTTCCTGTTCGTCCTGATCAGCGTGCCGTTCCTGGTGACCATCCCGCTCGGGCTGGCGCTGCTGCTGAACCGGAAGTTCCGCGGCCGGACCTTCTTCCGCGCCGTGGTGTTCACGCCGTTCGTCCTCGGGGTCGCGGTGGTCGGCCTGATCTTCGGCTACCTCTTCGACCCGGAGGTCGGGCTGGTCAACGGGATCCTGGACGGGGTCGGCCTGCCCAAGGTCTCCTGGCTGTCCACCCAGCCGCAGGCCTGGATCACGATCACCGTCATGACGATCTGGTGGACCATCGGGTTCAACGCGGTGATCTTCCTCGCCGGCCTGCAGGGGCTGTCCCAACAGCTCTACGAGGCCGCGGAGCTCGACGGCGCCGGCCGGTGGTCCCAGTTCCGGCACGTCACGATGCCGGGTCTTCGCAACGTCTTCCTGTTCGTGGTGACGACCACCATCCTGGCCAGCGCGAACCTCTTCGGCCAGCCGTACATCCTGACCAAGGGCGGTCCGGGTGACAGTACGACGACGGCGATCATGGCGATGACCAACGAAGGCCTGCGCGGCTTCCGGATGGGCAGTGCGGCGGCGATGAGCTACGTGCTCGCGCTGGCGCTGGCGATCATCTCCGTCGCGAACTTCCTGATCATGAGGGAGCGCAAACCATCATGACGACCACCAGTCCGATCACCGGAGCCCGTCCCGACGCGTCCGATCCGGCCGCCGCCGAACCCCCGGTCCGGCACCGGCGGGCCTACTCCCGGACCAGAGTGGGGCCGCTGACGTACGTCGCGATGACGGTCATCTCGCTGATCTTCATCCTGCCGTTGCTGTGGATGCTGCTGACCACGTTCAAGACCGAGTCGGACGCGCGCTCGATCCCGATCCGGGTGATGCCCAGCGAATGGACGTTGCGCGCGTACCGGTTGATCTTCGACGACGCCGCCAACCCGGTCTACACGTGGCTGATCAACTCCCTCGTGGTCTCGGTCCTGCACATGCTGCTGACCGTGGTGGTGGCCGCGATGGCGGCGTACGCGCTGTCGCGGATGAGGTTCAGAGGCCGGAACCTGCTGTTCGGCACGCTGATCGCGACGCTGTTCATGCCGGGCTTCATCTTCTTCATGCCGAACTACCTCACGATGAGCAAGCTCGGCTGGCTGGACAGCTACTGGGCACTGGTGGTGCCGGGCGCGGCGGGCGCGTTCGGCGTGTTCTTCCTCCGTCAGTTCTTCCTGGCGATCCCTCGGGAGCTCGAGGAGAGCGCGCTGATCGACGGGGCGAACTCCTGGACGATCTTCACCCGGATCATGCTCCCGCTCTCGAAGCCGGCGCTGGTGACGCTCGCGGTGCTGAGCTTCCTCGGCGCGTGGAACGACTTCGTCTGGCCGGTCTTCGTCCTCTTCAGCCCCGACAAGATGACGCTGGCTCCGGGCCTCGCCACGCTGTACGGCGCCTACACCACGGACTACCCGGTCGTCATGGCCGGCGCGACTCTGGCCGCGGTACCGGTGCTGATCCTGTACGTCGTCGTGCAGCGCTACGTCATCGAAGGCGTCGCAAACAGCGGCCTGAAGGGCTAGCCGGCTGGAATCAGGTGGTTGATGTCAGGTGCTGCAGTACGTCGCTCAGGCGGCGCAGGACGTGGCTGCGCCAGCCGCCGTTCATGAGGCGGCGGGCGAGTTGCTGGCTGGGGTCGTCGGGGTCGAAGCCGGAGTGCTCGAGGAGCAGCCGGGTGCCCTTCCCCTCGGGCTGGAGTGTCCAGGCGACCTCGGTCGGCGTCGCGTCGGTGTCCGCGGCGTCGGCCCAGCTGATCCGCAGCCGCTTCGGCGGTGTCACCTCCAGTACCTGGCAGGCGATCTGCCCGGAGAACCCGGTCTGTACGACGGGGCGGGCGCGGAAGGTGAACCGATGCCCAGCGATCGGTTGGAAGTCGTTGGGCATCAGCCACTGGGCCATCAGGTCCGGTGTCGTGAGTGCCCGCCATACTTTGGCCGGGGGATGGGGGAAGTACTGGTCGACCTCGATCCGGGTCAGGTCGCCGCTCACTCGTCATCACCACTGTTCGCGGCGTCGTCCAGCTCGTCGAGGACGCTGCCGAGTGCGGTCATCCGGTCGCGCCAGAACCGCTCATAGGGAGTGAGCCACTCGATCAGCTCCGCCATCGGTTCTCCCGTGACGCGGTAGTAGCGGTGCCGCCCGTCCTGGCGCTCCTCGACGAGTCCGGAGTCGCGCAGGGCCCGGAGATGTTCGGACACGCTGGGACGAGCCATGTCGAACCTCCCGGCCAGCTCCCCGGCGGTCTGCTCACCGTCGAGGAGCGCGTCCAGGATGTCCCGGCGGGTCGGGTTCGCGAGAGCACCGAACACTTCGTCCAGCGGCCCGCTCTTGAGACGTCGGGGCACGTCCCTCAGCCCTGCAGGACGTAGCTGTTGCCGTCCGGGTCGGAGAACGTCGCCTGCCGGCCCCACGGCATGTCGTTGGGCCCGTCAACGACCACCCCGGCCGCCTGGAGCCGGACGACATCGGCGTCGAGGTCGTCGCTGGCGAACAGCGTTCCCTGCCCGCCACCGGCGCTCATGCCCGGGAACGGTTTGTGCAGCACGAGCGTGGTGCCCTGCGGAGCGCCGACTTCGAGCCACCGGTTCTCGCCGAAGGTCTGATCGGCCTTCACTTCCAGCCCGAGCGTGTCGACGTAGAACCGGCGGGCCCGATCCTGATCGGCGACGAACACGGTCACGGTCTTCACGGTGTTGATAGCCATGCGCACACCATATGTAGGAAAAAACCTACGCGTCAACCCCGGTCGGAAACCAGGGTTCGAGTACGTCGCTCGACGGCCGAGACGACGGTTTCCACGGGGCCGCGTCGGTGGCGAATGTGCCAGACGAGAGCGAGCACCAGGGCGGCGACAATGTGGATCAGCAACAGCGCCGCGTGGTTGTCGTCCGGTTCGGACGCGGCGAGCGCGGTGACGTGTGCGGCGTACAGGGTGAGGGTCATGCCGCCGGCGGCGAGCAGCGGGGTCAACAGGTGGCCTCCGGCACGGGTGAGCAGGAGACAGGCGCCGAGTACGGCGAGTGCGGTGCCGATCGTGTGCAGGAGGTCGAGCGGTGCTCCGGAATGCGGGCCGGAGACAGCCAGCCACCACCAGGAGGTCGTGGGTGTGGTGCCGCCGAGAGAGGTCTGAAGTGCCGGGCCCATCGCGATGTGGTCGCCGCCGCCGAGCGGGTGCAGAAGCGTCCAGGACGCGGCTTTGGTCAGGACGGCGAGTCCTACGCCGCAGGCGAGCAGTCCCGCGGCTACGCGTAATGATCCGAGCGCCAGCCGACCGACGGCCAGCCCGGCCAGAAGGTAGGCCATCCACGGCAACACGGGGTAGTACCCGGTCAGGAACAGTTCCGTGATGAGCGCTCCGGGTTCTTCGAGTGAACTGAAGGTCGGGTTGCCACCGCTTGGTTCGGACAGCGACGAGCGCAGCGCGTGGCTCAAAACCGGCGCGAGTAGTGCCCAGCCCACCGCGAGCGCCGCGAGAGCTCTCGGACCAAGGGACAGGAAAGGCAGTGCGCAGACGAACAGCAGTGCGTAGTACACAAGGATGACGGCGACGTAGGTGTCCACCGCTCCGAGCAGCAGCCCGATGAGGCCGATCAGACTCGCACGCACAACCAGACCGCACTGAACGCTGAGCAAACGCCGACCCCGGTACGGCTCGTGGCCGCCGGTCGCCAGCGCGAGACCGACACCCGCAAGTACGGCGAACAACGCCGACGCCCGCCCACTCGCCACCAGAAAGGCGGTACTCGTCCGCCCCACCTCGTCCACCGCCGGCATGATGTGCACCGACATCATCCCAACCAGAGCAACACCACGAGCAGCATCCACCCCCGAGATCCGCCGCGCTCCGCGGGTGCCGTCCTGCGCCCTGCCGGCAAGCACCGGTCGCACAGTCGACCCGTCTCCTGCGGTGTGCGCCCCTGCCATAGGAACAGCAAACCCGCCACAGGCGAAAGCCAGCGGAAAGCCGACGTTCGCTACGGTGGGCATCGGGTGTTGGTGGGCGGGACCTTGAGCTTGTCCAGGTAGTCGGCGACGAGCCGGTTGACGCAGGTGTTGCGGCCGACTGCGCCATGGCCTTGGCCTTCCCAGGTGAGCAACTCGGCGTTGCCCAGGCTGGTGGCCATCGCGACGGCTCCGCTGTACGGCGTGGCGGGGTCGTGTCGGGTGCCGACGACAACGATCGGGTGTGTGGTCGCGGCGACGGGCGGCTGCAGGATGTGCCGCGGGGGCTGCCAGAACGTGCATCCGAACAGTTGCCACGATCCCCAAATCCCGAACAGCGGGAACTGCTTGGCGAACCGGGCCCCGGCCGCTTTGATCTCGGCCTCCGTCGGCCCGGGCGCGCTGTCGTTGCAGTTGATGACCAGTTGGGCGTCGTCCGCCCCGCCGCGGCCGGCGTCGGCCAGATCCCGCAGCGTGCCTGAGTCGCCGTCGGCGGCCTCGGCCAGGCCGTCGGCGAGATCCGGCCAGCGCGCGTCGTCGTACATCGAGGCAGCCACGGCGTCGAGGATGTCGACGCCGTACGTCGGTATGTCGTCACCTGGGCGACCGCTCGGGACGGGCGACTTCTGCGCCTCGCGCACCAGGTCGTCGACGAAGGTGCGCACGTTGCCGAGCCGGTCACAGCGATCCTGGGGCGCACACCAGGCCGTGAACTGATCGAAGGCGCGCTCGAAGCCGGCCAGCTGGCGTTCGACGGTCTCGATCCACGTCGTGCCGGGGTCGGTCGGGGCGTCGAGGACGGCCGCGCGCACCTTGTCCGGATGGAGTCGCGCGTACTCCGCCCCGAGTTTGGCGCCGTACGACCGGCCCAGGTAGGTCAGCGTGGGCTGGCCGAGACCTGAACGGATGCGGTCGATGTCGACGGCTGTCGCGGTGGTGTTGAACAGCGCCGCCTTGGAGCCCAGCGCCGCAGCGCACTCGTCAGTGATCCGGCGCATCACACCGGCGGCGTGGGCGTATCCGGTGTCGGTCAAGAGGTCAGGGAACGCCGGGGGCCCGGTGTCGGCGTGCTCGCAGCGGATGGGCGCTGAGTGCCCGACCCCGCGGGGATCGAAGCCGACCAGATCGAACCGGTCGAGTACGGCGTCCGGCAGCAGACCGGCCGCGACGACGGCGTAGTCCACTCCGGATTGGCCAGGACCGCCGGCGATCAGAAGCAACGGATCCTTGGTCGCACTGCCGCCGGATCGGTGTATCCGGATGAGCTGCACGGCGATCGTTCCGGCCTCTTGGTGAGCGGGGTCGAGGTCGACGTCCACGCCGCCACAGCGGAACTCGAGCCGGTCGTGCTGCTCGGCCGGAAGATTCGCCGCGCGCACGTCGGTCACGGCCGAGCAGTCCCCCCACTCGATGGACGTCGACTCATCCGCCGACGCACACGAGCACAGTCCCACCGCCGCAACCAACCCCACCACCGCACCCACCGGATGCACGCCATCAGTAGACACCCGCGTGGCACCGACGCACCAGGCCACGCCGTCCGCCATCCAGCCCGGTGGCACTCGGCGGGTCAGCGATCCCGGCGTACTCTGGCCCTGGATCGGCTAGGTACCAGGGGTTGCCGTGCGTCGTCAGGTTCTCGCTCGCCGGCTGGGGATCTGCCTCGGCGTGCTCTTCGTGGGCCTGGGGGTGGCGGAGACCGTGCGCGCCTTGGTGACTGGTGACGGCGGCTTGGCATTCTGGTTCGGGACGTTGGTCGGCGGAGGCACGCTGATCCTCCTCAGCACCGTCCGGCTGCAGGCCCGGCCCGGCCTGTCACTCGGCGCACTGATCATCGGCGCGTTGGCCGCCTCGGTGGCGACCGCCTGGACCGTCGTCCTGCCACTGCTCGCCCTCCTGCTCATCGTCCTGCGGCTGACGACCACGCCCGATCCCGAGCGCTCGCCCGAGCGTGGCGACGCGCGGCGAACTCGCGGGCGGTGGCGATGACGGGGATAGTCGACGGGTGGGATCGGTCAAGTACCTGCTGCTTCTGATACTCGGTGTGTCGGTGGCGGCGGGTGTTGTGCTGGCTGTGACGACGGGTGACTGGCGCTGGGCTGTGACCGGCGTACTGGCCGGCGCCATGCTGATCGCGCTGGTCGGAGGTGTCGCGGCGTTCCTGGATGTGGGCGATCCGGATGTGGGCCCGGTCTTCGTGCTCGTGCTGGTGGTGCTGTTCGTCCTCGGCCCGTTGACGGCGCTGATGCTCTGGCTCTGGACCGGCCATGCCGAATGGGCACTGGGTCTACTCCTGCCGGTCCTCGCCGTCATCGTGCTCGGCACGCTGAGCGGCTAGGCCGCTCAGCGCGCGTCGCGAACCGGGATGTCAGCGCTGGGTGAGGGATTGGGGGAAGTCGGTGATGATGCCGTCGACGCCGAGTTCGGCCATGCGGCGCATCGTGCCGGGCTCGTTGACGGTCCAGACGTTGATGTCCATGCCGAGCTGGTGAACCCGGTCGACGAGTGCCGCGTCGGTGACGGTCCACTGCGGGTTGACCTGGTCGGCCCAGGTGCTCAGCGCGACGAGTTCGGCCTCGGTCGGCCG containing:
- a CDS encoding sugar ABC transporter permease → MSGRITGLAGTGRSPLRHHHPVTPYLFVAPYVVLLLAFLVGPAVFGVWMSLHNWDFMLPGKPWVGLQNYRDLFDSSSVLFHPFWNGMKNTFLFVLISVPFLVTIPLGLALLLNRKFRGRTFFRAVVFTPFVLGVAVVGLIFGYLFDPEVGLVNGILDGVGLPKVSWLSTQPQAWITITVMTIWWTIGFNAVIFLAGLQGLSQQLYEAAELDGAGRWSQFRHVTMPGLRNVFLFVVTTTILASANLFGQPYILTKGGPGDSTTTAIMAMTNEGLRGFRMGSAAAMSYVLALALAIISVANFLIMRERKPS
- a CDS encoding carbohydrate ABC transporter permease, yielding MTTTSPITGARPDASDPAAAEPPVRHRRAYSRTRVGPLTYVAMTVISLIFILPLLWMLLTTFKTESDARSIPIRVMPSEWTLRAYRLIFDDAANPVYTWLINSLVVSVLHMLLTVVVAAMAAYALSRMRFRGRNLLFGTLIATLFMPGFIFFMPNYLTMSKLGWLDSYWALVVPGAAGAFGVFFLRQFFLAIPRELEESALIDGANSWTIFTRIMLPLSKPALVTLAVLSFLGAWNDFVWPVFVLFSPDKMTLAPGLATLYGAYTTDYPVVMAGATLAAVPVLILYVVVQRYVIEGVANSGLKG
- a CDS encoding SRPBCC domain-containing protein; the protein is MSGDLTRIEVDQYFPHPPAKVWRALTTPDLMAQWLMPNDFQPIAGHRFTFRARPVVQTGFSGQIACQVLEVTPPKRLRISWADAADTDATPTEVAWTLQPEGKGTRLLLEHSGFDPDDPSQQLARRLMNGGWRSHVLRRLSDVLQHLTSTT
- a CDS encoding metalloregulator ArsR/SmtB family transcription factor, giving the protein MPRRLKSGPLDEVFGALANPTRRDILDALLDGEQTAGELAGRFDMARPSVSEHLRALRDSGLVEERQDGRHRYYRVTGEPMAELIEWLTPYERFWRDRMTALGSVLDELDDAANSGDDE
- a CDS encoding VOC family protein; this translates as MAINTVKTVTVFVADQDRARRFYVDTLGLEVKADQTFGENRWLEVGAPQGTTLVLHKPFPGMSAGGGQGTLFASDDLDADVVRLQAAGVVVDGPNDMPWGRQATFSDPDGNSYVLQG
- a CDS encoding heparan-alpha-glucosaminide N-acetyltransferase domain-containing protein, which encodes MLAGRAQDGTRGARRISGVDAARGVALVGMMSVHIMPAVDEVGRTSTAFLVASGRASALFAVLAGVGLALATGGHEPYRGRRLLSVQCGLVVRASLIGLIGLLLGAVDTYVAVILVYYALLFVCALPFLSLGPRALAALAVGWALLAPVLSHALRSSLSEPSGGNPTFSSLEEPGALITELFLTGYYPVLPWMAYLLAGLAVGRLALGSLRVAAGLLACGVGLAVLTKAASWTLLHPLGGGDHIAMGPALQTSLGGTTPTTSWWWLAVSGPHSGAPLDLLHTIGTALAVLGACLLLTRAGGHLLTPLLAAGGMTLTLYAAHVTALAASEPDDNHAALLLIHIVAALVLALVWHIRHRRGPVETVVSAVERRTRTLVSDRG
- a CDS encoding alpha/beta hydrolase, which produces MTDVRAANLPAEQHDRLEFRCGGVDVDLDPAHQEAGTIAVQLIRIHRSGGSATKDPLLLIAGGPGQSGVDYAVVAAGLLPDAVLDRFDLVGFDPRGVGHSAPIRCEHADTGPPAFPDLLTDTGYAHAAGVMRRITDECAAALGSKAALFNTTATAVDIDRIRSGLGQPTLTYLGRSYGAKLGAEYARLHPDKVRAAVLDAPTDPGTTWIETVERQLAGFERAFDQFTAWCAPQDRCDRLGNVRTFVDDLVREAQKSPVPSGRPGDDIPTYGVDILDAVAASMYDDARWPDLADGLAEAADGDSGTLRDLADAGRGGADDAQLVINCNDSAPGPTEAEIKAAGARFAKQFPLFGIWGSWQLFGCTFWQPPRHILQPPVAATTHPIVVVGTRHDPATPYSGAVAMATSLGNAELLTWEGQGHGAVGRNTCVNRLVADYLDKLKVPPTNTRCPP